The following proteins come from a genomic window of Bradyrhizobium paxllaeri:
- a CDS encoding DsbA family protein, which produces MIPCRNRFGATLNVHRPIAFVALVAFASLTLAGSAMAQSTIAANVAKPVSLPNIAIGSEKAPVTITEYSSMSCPHCAAFGQNVFPMLRSKYIDTGKVRFVFREFPLDIKAAAASILARCIGKGDSEKYLAAVELLFKLQDRLMTQTKETLLYVGKQHGMSEEDVKTCEEDQAQFDKLSNDQQYAHRELKVTSTPTFFLNGVKLQGSMSFEELEERITPLLKK; this is translated from the coding sequence ATCATCCCTTGCCGCAATCGTTTCGGAGCAACGTTGAACGTCCATCGCCCCATTGCCTTCGTCGCGCTTGTTGCATTCGCGTCGCTCACCCTCGCGGGCTCCGCGATGGCGCAAAGCACGATTGCGGCTAACGTCGCCAAACCGGTGTCCCTCCCCAACATCGCCATCGGGTCTGAAAAGGCGCCGGTCACCATCACCGAGTATTCGTCGATGAGCTGCCCGCATTGCGCGGCGTTCGGCCAAAATGTTTTTCCGATGCTGCGTTCGAAGTATATCGACACCGGCAAGGTGCGTTTCGTGTTCCGCGAATTCCCGCTCGACATCAAAGCGGCCGCAGCCTCGATACTGGCGCGCTGTATCGGCAAGGGCGATTCCGAAAAGTACCTCGCAGCAGTCGAGCTGTTGTTCAAGTTGCAGGACCGCCTGATGACGCAGACCAAGGAAACGCTGCTCTATGTCGGTAAGCAGCACGGTATGAGCGAAGAGGACGTCAAGACCTGCGAGGAAGACCAGGCGCAGTTCGACAAGCTGAGCAACGATCAGCAGTACGCCCATCGGGAATTGAAGGTTACCTCAACGCCGACGTTCTTCCTCAACGGTGTAAAGCTGCAAGGCTCGATGTCGTTCGAGGAGCTGGAAGAACGGATCACACCGTTGCTCAAGAAATAG
- a CDS encoding aminotransferase class III-fold pyridoxal phosphate-dependent enzyme, with protein MTQHIARLSETQTADATLRARAQRVVPGGMWGHLNAARLPEGYPQFFASAEGCRVRDVDGREYIDFMCSWGPILLGHRHPEVQAAAAAQAAKGDCLNGPGEVMVELAEDLVAMLPHADWAMFQKNGGDATTSCVTIARAGTGRRKVLVARGSYHGALPWCSPSVAGVTAEDRAHLLHFEYNDVQSLQAAVEQAGKDLAAILVTAFRHDMGRDLELPTKEFAEAARAACDAANAALIIDEVRAGLRLDIRGSWESLGVRPDLCAWSKAIANGYALAAVTGNDRFREAATKIFVTGSFWCGTVAMAAARATLRIARETDVPGHIRAMGLRLREGLAALASEHGIAIRQSGPPPMPLMLFEGDPEVRKGRAFCSAALRHGAFFHPQHNMFLSSAHRAADIDEALQAASHGFKAVRELEV; from the coding sequence ATGACCCAGCACATAGCGCGGTTAAGCGAAACGCAGACAGCGGATGCGACCTTGCGAGCGAGGGCCCAGCGGGTCGTTCCCGGTGGCATGTGGGGCCATCTGAATGCCGCGCGGCTTCCAGAAGGCTACCCGCAATTCTTCGCCTCCGCTGAGGGGTGCCGCGTGCGCGACGTCGATGGGCGCGAGTACATCGATTTCATGTGCAGCTGGGGGCCGATCCTGCTCGGCCATCGGCATCCCGAAGTTCAGGCGGCGGCCGCGGCGCAGGCTGCCAAAGGGGACTGCCTGAACGGTCCGGGCGAGGTGATGGTGGAGCTTGCCGAGGATCTCGTCGCCATGCTGCCGCATGCGGACTGGGCGATGTTTCAGAAGAACGGCGGCGACGCGACGACAAGCTGCGTGACGATCGCACGCGCCGGCACCGGACGCCGCAAGGTGCTGGTCGCGCGCGGCAGCTATCACGGCGCGCTGCCATGGTGCTCGCCGAGCGTTGCCGGCGTGACGGCCGAGGACCGCGCGCATCTCCTGCATTTCGAGTACAACGATGTCCAGAGCCTGCAAGCGGCCGTCGAGCAAGCGGGCAAGGATCTCGCCGCGATCCTGGTGACGGCTTTCCGCCACGACATGGGACGCGATCTCGAATTGCCGACGAAAGAATTTGCCGAAGCTGCGCGCGCGGCTTGCGATGCGGCCAACGCCGCTCTGATCATCGATGAAGTGCGAGCGGGACTGCGCCTTGATATCAGAGGGAGTTGGGAATCGCTCGGCGTGCGTCCGGACCTGTGCGCCTGGAGCAAGGCGATTGCCAACGGCTACGCGCTCGCCGCTGTTACCGGCAATGATCGCTTCCGCGAAGCCGCCACCAAAATATTCGTCACCGGATCGTTCTGGTGCGGCACGGTGGCCATGGCGGCGGCGCGGGCGACGTTGCGGATCGCGCGCGAGACCGATGTGCCCGGACATATCCGTGCGATGGGCTTGAGGCTGCGTGAGGGATTGGCCGCGCTGGCGAGTGAACATGGCATAGCCATCCGCCAGAGCGGTCCGCCGCCGATGCCGCTGATGCTGTTCGAGGGCGATCCGGAGGTACGCAAGGGCAGGGCGTTCTGCTCGGCCGCGCTACGCCACGGCGCGTTCTTTCATCCCCAGCACAACATGTTCCTGTCGTCGGCGCATCGTGCAGCCGATATCGACGAGGCGTTGCAGGCGGCTTCGCATGGCTTCAAGGCCGTCCGCGAGCTGGAAGTGTGA